One Micromonospora eburnea genomic region harbors:
- a CDS encoding deoxyribonuclease IV: protein MRIGAHVDPTDPLAEAAARDAEAVQFFLSDPQGWKAPKDREDAERLRAADLDLFVHAPYVINVATRNNRIRIPSRKLLLGHATAAAAIGAKGLIVHGGHVNAGDDVAVGFDNWRKTFAYAAESGGFPLPVLIENTAGGDNACARRLDALARLWDALGDYEVGFCLDTCHAHAGGEELLGLVDRVKAITGRIDLIHANNSKGAFNSGQDRHDNLDGGTIDPELLVAAIRAAGAPVIVETPGGVEGQAADIAFLRRQLGAGASAA, encoded by the coding sequence ATGCGAATCGGAGCCCACGTCGATCCGACCGACCCACTGGCCGAGGCGGCTGCCCGGGACGCCGAGGCCGTGCAGTTCTTCCTCTCCGATCCCCAGGGATGGAAGGCCCCGAAGGATCGGGAGGACGCCGAGCGGCTACGCGCCGCTGACCTCGACCTCTTCGTACACGCGCCGTACGTCATCAACGTGGCCACGCGGAACAACCGGATCCGCATCCCAAGCCGGAAGCTGCTCCTCGGCCACGCGACCGCCGCGGCCGCCATCGGGGCCAAGGGGCTGATCGTGCACGGCGGCCACGTCAACGCCGGGGACGACGTCGCCGTCGGCTTCGACAACTGGCGCAAGACCTTCGCGTACGCGGCGGAGTCCGGCGGCTTCCCACTCCCGGTCCTGATCGAGAACACCGCCGGCGGCGACAACGCCTGTGCCCGGCGCCTCGACGCGCTGGCCCGGCTCTGGGACGCGCTCGGCGACTACGAGGTGGGCTTCTGCCTCGACACCTGCCACGCCCACGCCGGTGGCGAGGAGCTGCTGGGCCTGGTGGACCGGGTCAAGGCGATCACCGGCCGGATCGACCTGATCCACGCGAACAACTCCAAGGGCGCCTTCAACTCGGGCCAGGACCGGCACGACAACCTCGACGGCGGGACCATCGACCCGGAGCTGTTGGTGGCGGCGATCCGGGCAGCCGGCGCGCCGGTCATTGTGGAGACTCCGGGCGGCGTCGAGGGGCAGGCGGCGGACATCGCCTTCCTGCGCCGGCAGCTCGGTGCCGGAGCGTCGGCGGCATGA
- a CDS encoding DUF2690 domain-containing protein, producing MNLGSSVGRGLARVLTAAVVLLTSITGVGVGAANAAPSAEGNSSAVAVVDAAGVQRTLRNPDVVSALGDADQAVFVDSSTMATYGCRSLCEGKNPQTFRVFYDDCIDCFYKCADDAITPKLSDGYVYTVSNPVGSVSLRYSPRCRTAWARTTGSDEAFKVVSRYAGGSVRKTIETNSPDVWTLMVDDAGYEAQACFWPNGPYTGWTCTRWY from the coding sequence ATGAACCTCGGATCATCCGTCGGCAGGGGGCTGGCCCGCGTGCTGACCGCAGCCGTCGTGCTGCTCACCAGCATCACCGGCGTGGGCGTCGGCGCGGCCAACGCGGCTCCCTCCGCTGAAGGGAACTCGTCGGCGGTCGCCGTGGTGGACGCCGCCGGCGTCCAGCGGACCCTGCGGAACCCCGATGTGGTCAGCGCCCTCGGCGATGCCGACCAGGCGGTGTTCGTCGACTCGTCCACGATGGCCACCTACGGCTGCCGGTCGCTCTGTGAGGGCAAGAACCCGCAAACCTTCAGGGTCTTCTACGACGACTGCATCGACTGCTTCTACAAGTGCGCCGACGACGCCATCACGCCCAAGCTGTCGGACGGTTACGTCTACACGGTGTCCAACCCCGTGGGTAGCGTCTCCCTGCGGTACAGCCCGCGGTGCCGCACGGCGTGGGCAAGGACCACCGGCAGCGACGAGGCGTTCAAGGTGGTCAGCAGGTACGCCGGTGGCAGTGTCCGCAAGACGATTGAGACGAACTCCCCGGACGTCTGGACCCTGATGGTGGACGACGCCGGTTACGAGGCGCAGGCCTGCTTCTGGCCAAACGGTCCGTACACCGGCTGGACGTGCACCCGCTGGTACTGA
- a CDS encoding AfsR/SARP family transcriptional regulator yields MRSGNSSIYLSGERSRRLLAGLVIDANRTVSIARLIDIVWGDNPPATARQQIQNRLGRLRSLLTCDGSGQQIVRHGDCYTLEVTEERVDGLRFRRLCAEAGIARQHGEMTRAATLLRQGLMLWRGNAMQDVHSTMLQADAAHWEESRLRAIEMLVEIEFERGNSVGSVPELQSWAALHPYHEGLHMRLAEALHHACRTAESLAVIRDLRSRLDGELGIPPGPAVHELERRIIADQRTASPRPPSIQMNRQTAEALHRALTETTKVLQLLGRALE; encoded by the coding sequence ATGAGGTCCGGCAATTCCTCCATCTACCTCTCCGGGGAGCGCAGCCGACGGCTGCTCGCCGGTCTGGTCATCGACGCCAACCGAACCGTAAGCATCGCTCGACTGATAGACATCGTCTGGGGCGACAACCCACCGGCCACCGCTCGCCAACAGATCCAGAACCGGTTGGGCCGGCTCCGCTCGCTGCTGACATGTGACGGCTCCGGCCAGCAGATCGTCCGGCACGGTGACTGCTACACGCTGGAGGTGACCGAGGAGCGGGTTGACGGTCTCCGATTCCGACGGCTCTGCGCGGAGGCGGGCATCGCCCGCCAGCACGGTGAGATGACGCGGGCGGCGACCCTGCTACGTCAGGGGCTGATGTTGTGGCGCGGTAATGCCATGCAGGACGTCCACTCCACCATGCTGCAGGCCGACGCGGCCCACTGGGAGGAGTCCCGCCTCCGCGCCATCGAGATGCTCGTGGAGATCGAGTTCGAGCGCGGCAACTCGGTGGGCTCGGTCCCGGAGCTCCAGTCCTGGGCCGCATTGCACCCGTACCACGAGGGGCTGCACATGCGGCTCGCTGAGGCACTGCACCATGCCTGCCGGACCGCCGAATCCCTGGCCGTCATCCGTGACCTCCGGAGCCGCCTGGACGGCGAGTTGGGCATACCGCCCGGGCCCGCGGTGCACGAACTCGAACGCCGGATCATCGCCGACCAGAGGACGGCTTCTCCGCGGCCTCCGTCGATCCAGATGAACCGCCAGACCGCTGAGGCCCTGCACCGCGCGCTCACCGAGACGACGAAAGTGCTCCAACTCCTCGGCCGCGCCCTCGAGTAA
- a CDS encoding glycosyltransferase family 87 protein translates to MSIQSTPGIDDSGPIDHPSRSDGFVRGASELIGGPLGDHAVALDRPAGREGRFWTAARIVLALVCLTLALHWVQKSPCQDGAWQNNVQYTRMCYSDVLALYYAEGLNEGKVPYVDHPVEYPVLTGYFMGALGLPVHALGVDNPGINQGRWFYNLNALVLSALAVATVAVILSLRRRRPWDAAMFALAPALLLTATVNWDLLAVGLAAFGLLAWARRRPVLAGVLIGLAGAAKLWPLFLLGPILVLGLRAGRLRAALTATAAGLVALVAVNLPVAIPYRDNWERFFDLNTTRPIDWGTLWYIGRYLDGKISPSQPGELGPFEWLNANIPTLNWVSYLLFGLACLGVAALALFARRRPRLAQLGFLVVAAFLIFSKVWSQQFVLWLLPLAVLARPRWGAFLAWQIAEVCYFVAFYGELLGSATGKPVFPEGVFVLASSLRLITVVVLCGFVIRDILRPEEDAVRTTYADDPDGGVLDGTEDAPWYVRWRQRTKPSRTPVEAAAV, encoded by the coding sequence ATGAGCATCCAGTCGACGCCAGGCATCGACGACAGTGGTCCAATCGACCACCCGTCCCGCTCGGACGGCTTCGTCCGCGGTGCCTCCGAGCTGATCGGTGGCCCGCTTGGCGATCATGCGGTCGCCCTCGACCGGCCGGCCGGCCGGGAGGGCCGGTTCTGGACCGCGGCCAGGATCGTGCTGGCCCTGGTGTGCCTGACGCTCGCGCTGCACTGGGTGCAGAAGTCGCCCTGCCAGGACGGTGCCTGGCAGAACAACGTGCAGTACACCCGGATGTGCTACAGCGACGTGTTGGCGCTCTACTACGCCGAAGGCCTCAACGAGGGCAAGGTGCCCTACGTCGACCACCCGGTGGAGTACCCGGTGCTGACCGGCTACTTCATGGGAGCGCTCGGCCTGCCGGTGCACGCCCTCGGCGTGGACAACCCCGGCATCAACCAGGGGCGGTGGTTCTACAACCTGAACGCCCTGGTGCTCAGCGCGCTCGCCGTCGCCACCGTCGCGGTCATCCTCAGCCTGCGCCGCCGACGACCCTGGGACGCGGCGATGTTCGCGCTCGCGCCGGCCCTGCTGCTCACCGCCACCGTCAACTGGGACCTGCTCGCCGTCGGGCTGGCCGCGTTCGGGCTGCTGGCCTGGGCACGTCGCCGTCCGGTGTTGGCCGGGGTCCTGATCGGCCTGGCCGGGGCGGCGAAGCTGTGGCCGCTGTTCCTGCTCGGCCCGATCCTGGTGCTCGGGCTACGCGCCGGTCGGCTGCGCGCCGCGCTCACCGCCACCGCAGCGGGGCTGGTGGCGCTGGTCGCGGTCAACCTGCCGGTGGCGATCCCGTACCGGGACAACTGGGAGCGGTTCTTCGACCTGAACACCACCCGGCCGATCGACTGGGGCACCCTCTGGTACATCGGCCGCTACCTCGACGGCAAGATCAGCCCGTCGCAACCCGGTGAGCTGGGGCCGTTCGAGTGGCTGAACGCCAACATTCCCACCCTCAACTGGGTGTCGTACCTGCTCTTCGGGCTGGCGTGCCTCGGCGTGGCCGCACTGGCGTTGTTCGCCCGGCGCCGGCCCCGGCTCGCGCAGCTCGGCTTCCTGGTGGTCGCCGCCTTCCTGATCTTCAGCAAGGTCTGGTCCCAGCAGTTCGTGCTCTGGCTGCTCCCGCTCGCCGTGCTCGCCCGGCCGCGCTGGGGTGCGTTCCTGGCCTGGCAGATCGCCGAGGTCTGCTACTTCGTCGCCTTCTACGGGGAACTGCTCGGTTCGGCCACCGGCAAACCGGTCTTCCCCGAGGGAGTCTTCGTGCTGGCGTCCAGCCTGCGCCTGATCACGGTGGTGGTGCTCTGCGGCTTCGTGATCCGGGACATCCTGCGGCCGGAAGAGGACGCGGTGCGCACCACGTACGCGGACGATCCGGACGGCGGAGTCCTCGACGGCACCGAGGATGCCCCCTGGTACGTCCGCTGGCGGCAGCGCACGAAGCCGAGCCGTACCCCGGTGGAGGCCGCGGCCGTGTGA
- a CDS encoding transglycosylase domain-containing protein — MNYGDPSSSRGRAQIPGPNGGPDQGGRTHGSGWSSGSGGGSSARASVTPPGSASGGRASVGGTAPAPRGASGSASVGRAGAGGRASVPVSPAPGGASGRAGAGRASVPVSPGAPSGRATVGAASVGAAGRAGVGSASVGGRAAVARAGVGGAGGGPGGPGGPGRGGRSGRGDDPAARARAKKRRRFNILIAGFAVFIMLAGIGVVGFTYYSTNVILPQDTVPPLSTSILSQDGKTIAKVGEENRQFVTIAQIPEFVQHAVAAAEDKNFYRHSGVDYKGIARAAWNNLTGGDKQGASTITQQYARNAFDNLDQDTYGRKVKEAILASKLNDRYDKPTIMQHYLNVIYFGRGAYGIQAASQTYFKKDVSKLTVAEGAVLAALIKQPEPSAAHKGYDPAINPQPALERWNYVIQNMISEKWLDAPNMPEHPTEYPTKTLQKPTKGNAGGFGLDTPYGNVVNYVSQELRELKLCTDNEAEATQDKPLCSKALSRGGYRITTTIDTKMQEAALDAAQRARKGSELNGQRDNLMAAVVAIDPSNGEVRAYYGGDNGTFHDFAGKNVEDGVLTGGHSPGSSFKIYTLAAALEAGHSIESRWKGKAFKPEGIKDKISNAGKDDPSCHDSCTLEKSTLLSLNVPFWYVTEQIHPAKVVDLAKRAGISTMWRNDTEPPTPYDLTKMKASEVAPEPFYYNVGFGKYPVTVLDHANGVATFANEGVYHKAHFVKKVEKQDISTGKWVTKGGPKTKGEQRIRKDVVADVTSVLQKYPAQVNRRLADGRKAAEKTGTWELGDPKDPLANGDAWMIGYTPQLATAVWVGNKSARKALLMKDGKTKISGAGMPGAIFQRFMNDALKGKKKEDFPPAAHVGKDDGGNGEAPPPPNDGPVCDNLGLFCPENGGNDPNGNGNGNGNGNGNGNGFPWGPGGGGRGGGLLPSTPPRQTY; from the coding sequence ATGAACTACGGCGATCCCAGTTCTTCGCGTGGGCGGGCCCAGATCCCGGGCCCGAACGGCGGCCCCGATCAGGGCGGACGCACACACGGAAGCGGCTGGTCATCAGGGTCGGGAGGCGGCTCCTCGGCCCGCGCCTCGGTGACTCCACCGGGCTCCGCGTCCGGCGGACGCGCCTCGGTCGGCGGCACGGCCCCGGCACCACGCGGCGCCTCCGGCTCGGCCTCGGTGGGTCGGGCCGGTGCGGGAGGCCGGGCCTCGGTGCCGGTCTCGCCGGCACCCGGCGGCGCCTCCGGCCGGGCCGGTGCGGGCCGCGCCTCGGTGCCGGTGTCCCCGGGTGCCCCGTCCGGGCGCGCCACGGTCGGCGCGGCCAGCGTGGGCGCGGCCGGGCGGGCGGGCGTCGGCTCGGCGTCCGTCGGCGGCCGGGCCGCGGTGGCTCGGGCCGGTGTGGGCGGGGCCGGCGGTGGCCCCGGCGGGCCGGGTGGCCCCGGCCGGGGCGGCCGGAGTGGCCGCGGTGACGACCCGGCCGCGCGGGCCCGGGCGAAGAAGCGCCGCCGGTTCAACATCCTGATCGCCGGCTTCGCCGTCTTCATCATGCTCGCCGGCATCGGCGTCGTCGGCTTCACCTACTACTCGACGAACGTCATCCTGCCCCAGGACACCGTGCCACCGTTGTCCACGTCGATCCTTTCTCAGGACGGCAAGACCATCGCCAAGGTCGGTGAGGAGAACCGGCAGTTCGTCACCATCGCTCAGATTCCCGAGTTCGTGCAGCACGCGGTGGCCGCCGCCGAGGACAAGAACTTCTACCGGCACTCCGGCGTGGACTACAAGGGCATCGCCCGGGCCGCGTGGAACAACCTCACCGGTGGCGACAAGCAGGGTGCCTCCACCATCACCCAGCAGTACGCCCGCAACGCGTTCGACAACCTCGACCAGGACACGTACGGGCGCAAGGTGAAGGAGGCGATCCTCGCCTCCAAGCTGAACGACCGGTACGACAAGCCGACGATCATGCAGCACTACCTGAACGTGATCTATTTCGGCCGGGGCGCGTACGGCATCCAGGCGGCGTCGCAGACGTACTTCAAGAAGGACGTGTCGAAGCTGACCGTGGCGGAGGGCGCGGTGCTCGCCGCGCTGATCAAGCAGCCGGAGCCGAGCGCCGCCCACAAGGGCTACGACCCGGCGATCAACCCGCAACCCGCGCTGGAGCGCTGGAACTACGTCATCCAGAACATGATCAGCGAGAAGTGGCTCGACGCGCCCAATATGCCCGAGCACCCCACCGAGTACCCGACGAAGACGCTCCAGAAGCCCACCAAGGGCAACGCCGGAGGCTTCGGCCTCGACACGCCCTACGGCAACGTGGTCAATTACGTCTCGCAGGAGTTGCGCGAGCTGAAGCTCTGCACCGACAACGAGGCCGAGGCCACGCAGGACAAGCCGCTCTGTTCCAAGGCGCTGAGCCGGGGCGGCTACCGGATCACCACCACCATCGACACCAAGATGCAGGAAGCGGCGCTCGATGCGGCCCAGCGGGCCCGGAAGGGCTCCGAGCTCAACGGTCAACGCGACAATCTGATGGCCGCCGTGGTGGCGATCGACCCGAGCAACGGTGAGGTACGCGCCTACTACGGCGGTGACAACGGCACCTTCCACGACTTCGCCGGCAAGAACGTCGAGGACGGCGTCCTCACCGGTGGCCATTCTCCGGGTTCGAGTTTCAAGATCTACACCCTGGCGGCGGCGCTGGAAGCCGGCCACTCTATCGAGTCGCGCTGGAAGGGAAAGGCGTTCAAGCCGGAGGGCATCAAGGACAAGATCAGCAACGCGGGCAAAGACGATCCGTCCTGCCACGACTCCTGCACGCTGGAGAAGTCGACCCTGCTCTCACTGAATGTGCCGTTCTGGTACGTCACCGAGCAGATCCACCCGGCAAAGGTCGTCGACCTGGCCAAGCGTGCGGGCATCTCGACGATGTGGCGGAACGACACCGAGCCGCCCACGCCATACGATCTCACCAAGATGAAGGCGTCGGAGGTGGCCCCGGAGCCGTTCTACTACAACGTCGGCTTCGGTAAGTATCCCGTCACCGTGCTGGACCATGCCAACGGCGTCGCCACCTTCGCCAACGAGGGCGTCTACCACAAGGCCCACTTCGTCAAGAAGGTCGAGAAGCAGGACATCAGCACCGGCAAGTGGGTCACCAAGGGTGGCCCGAAGACCAAGGGCGAGCAGCGCATCCGAAAGGATGTCGTGGCCGATGTGACCTCAGTGCTGCAGAAGTACCCGGCGCAGGTGAACCGCCGGCTCGCCGACGGCCGGAAGGCCGCCGAGAAGACCGGTACCTGGGAGCTCGGCGATCCGAAGGACCCGCTGGCCAACGGCGACGCCTGGATGATCGGATACACGCCGCAGCTCGCCACCGCCGTCTGGGTCGGCAACAAGAGCGCCCGCAAGGCGCTCCTGATGAAGGACGGCAAGACGAAGATCAGCGGTGCCGGCATGCCCGGCGCCATCTTCCAGCGGTTCATGAACGACGCGCTCAAGGGCAAGAAGAAGGAGGACTTCCCGCCCGCCGCGCACGTCGGTAAGGACGATGGCGGAAACGGCGAGGCACCGCCGCCGCCGAACGACGGGCCGGTCTGCGACAACCTCGGCCTCTTCTGCCCGGAGAACGGCGGCAACGACCCGAACGGCAACGGGAACGGCAACGGGAACGGGAACGGCAACGGGAACGGCTTCCCGTGGGGCCCGGGCGGCGGCGGTCGCGGTGGTGGCCTCCTGCCCAGCACACCGCCACGCCAGACGTACTGA
- a CDS encoding DUF5318 domain-containing protein encodes MRTQRQIVDYSLQKRAVLRDLLASRVGRYDVCDASPYLKNAARFHGEPTEERCPICRSANLVHVHYIYGDELKQAAGQARTRAELSVLAMTLREFQVFVVEVCPGCDWNHLVEQYLLGRDGLAGGVDDGSEQEAVSGSSAPAGSAPRRRREAQR; translated from the coding sequence ATGCGTACGCAGCGCCAGATCGTCGACTACTCGCTCCAGAAGCGAGCGGTGCTGCGTGACCTTCTCGCCTCCCGGGTTGGCAGGTACGACGTCTGCGACGCCTCCCCGTACCTGAAGAACGCAGCTCGGTTCCACGGCGAACCCACCGAGGAGCGCTGCCCGATCTGCCGCAGCGCGAACCTCGTGCACGTCCACTACATTTACGGTGACGAGCTCAAGCAGGCCGCCGGCCAGGCGCGTACCAGGGCCGAGTTGTCGGTCCTGGCGATGACGCTGCGTGAGTTCCAGGTCTTCGTGGTGGAGGTGTGCCCCGGCTGCGACTGGAACCATCTCGTCGAGCAGTACCTGCTCGGCCGGGACGGGCTGGCCGGTGGCGTGGATGACGGGTCGGAGCAGGAGGCGGTGAGCGGTTCGTCCGCGCCCGCGGGTTCTGCCCCTCGTCGAAGGCGAGAGGCGCAACGGTGA
- a CDS encoding PadR family transcriptional regulator, translating into MLELAILGLLQEAPMHGYELRKELAAKLGAIRAAISYGSLYPTLRRLQAAGWITEAAETPATAEEVPALTSRRGRVVYTITAEGKERFAQLIAQAGPETYDDTGFGVHFAFFARTDQATRLRILEGRRRRIEERREGLRDVLGRAAERLDAYTLELQRHGLEACEREVRWLEELIANERSGRAPTVPQPGTAGGRRENESPPPPGESRTERP; encoded by the coding sequence GTGCTCGAGCTCGCCATCCTCGGCCTCCTGCAGGAGGCTCCGATGCACGGCTACGAGCTGCGCAAGGAGTTGGCCGCCAAGCTCGGCGCCATCCGGGCGGCGATCAGCTACGGCTCGCTCTACCCGACGCTGCGCCGGTTGCAGGCGGCGGGATGGATCACCGAGGCCGCCGAGACGCCCGCGACCGCCGAGGAGGTTCCCGCGCTGACCAGCCGGCGCGGTCGGGTGGTCTACACCATTACCGCGGAGGGCAAGGAGCGCTTCGCCCAGCTGATAGCGCAGGCTGGGCCCGAGACGTACGACGACACGGGCTTCGGCGTGCACTTCGCGTTCTTCGCCCGGACCGACCAGGCCACCCGGCTACGGATCCTGGAAGGTCGTCGTCGCAGGATCGAGGAACGTCGCGAAGGCCTTCGTGACGTGCTCGGCCGCGCTGCCGAGCGACTCGACGCGTACACCCTGGAGCTGCAGCGCCACGGCCTGGAGGCATGTGAGCGCGAGGTCCGCTGGCTGGAGGAGCTCATCGCCAACGAGCGCTCCGGCCGAGCCCCGACGGTCCCGCAACCCGGGACAGCCGGCGGCCGACGAGAAAACGAAAGCCCGCCCCCGCCTGGAGAGTCCAGGACAGAGCGGCCGTGA
- a CDS encoding inositol-3-phosphate synthase translates to MGSVRVAIVGVGNCASSLVQGVEYYRNADPTDRVPGLMHVTFGDYHVSDVKFVAAFDVDAKKVGMDLAEAIVASENNTIKLCDVPPTGVTVQRGPTFDGLGQYYREIIEESDVEPVDVAQALRDAQVDVVVSYLPVGSEQADKFYAQAAIDAGCAFVNALPVFIASDPEWAKKFEDAGLPIVGDDIKSQVGATIVHRALAKLFEDRGVELLRTYQLNFGGNMDFMNMLERNRLVSKKISKTQSVTSQIPHEMAKSDVHIGPSDHVPWLDDRKWAYIRLEGRSFGDTPLNAELKLEVWDSPNSAGVIIDAVRAAKIALDRKIGGPILSASSYFMKSPPVQYADHDAHAAVEAFIKGEVER, encoded by the coding sequence ATGGGCTCCGTCCGCGTCGCCATCGTCGGTGTGGGTAACTGCGCCTCGTCCCTCGTGCAGGGTGTGGAGTACTACCGGAACGCCGACCCGACCGACCGCGTCCCGGGTCTCATGCACGTCACCTTCGGCGACTACCACGTCTCCGACGTGAAGTTCGTCGCGGCGTTCGACGTGGACGCCAAGAAGGTGGGCATGGACCTCGCCGAGGCGATCGTCGCCAGCGAGAACAACACCATCAAGCTGTGCGACGTGCCGCCGACCGGCGTCACCGTGCAGCGCGGCCCGACCTTCGACGGTCTCGGCCAGTACTACCGCGAGATCATCGAGGAGTCGGACGTCGAGCCGGTCGACGTGGCCCAGGCGCTGCGCGACGCCCAGGTCGACGTGGTCGTCTCCTACCTGCCGGTCGGTTCCGAGCAGGCCGACAAGTTCTACGCCCAGGCCGCGATCGACGCCGGCTGCGCGTTCGTGAACGCCCTGCCGGTCTTCATCGCCTCCGACCCGGAGTGGGCGAAGAAGTTCGAGGACGCGGGTCTGCCGATCGTCGGCGACGACATCAAGAGCCAGGTGGGCGCCACCATCGTGCACCGCGCCCTGGCCAAGCTCTTCGAGGACCGCGGGGTCGAGCTGCTGCGCACGTACCAGCTCAACTTCGGCGGCAACATGGACTTCATGAACATGCTGGAGCGCAACCGCCTGGTCTCGAAGAAGATCTCGAAGACCCAGTCGGTGACCTCCCAGATCCCGCACGAGATGGCCAAGAGCGACGTGCACATCGGCCCGTCGGACCACGTGCCGTGGCTCGACGACCGCAAGTGGGCGTACATCCGCCTGGAGGGCCGCTCCTTCGGTGACACCCCGCTCAACGCCGAGCTCAAGCTCGAGGTGTGGGACTCGCCGAACTCGGCCGGTGTCATCATCGACGCCGTCCGCGCCGCGAAGATCGCGCTGGACCGGAAGATCGGCGGCCCGATCCTCTCCGCCTCCTCGTACTTCATGAAGTCCCCGCCCGTGCAGTACGCCGACCACGACGCGCACGCCGCCGTCGAGGCGTTCATCAAGGGCGAGGTCGAGCGCTGA
- a CDS encoding methylated-DNA--[protein]-cysteine S-methyltransferase translates to MRWTVLDSPIGEFSVATDGEAVRGAHFGRVESATDEPGDELAARALAELRAYFAGELTEFTVPVVAPRGSEFERAVWREMTLIPYGETRTYGEVATAVGDPGGARAVGVACNRNPVPVIVPCHRIVGAGGKLVGFGGGLPRKVTLLELEARVAFQRAWS, encoded by the coding sequence ATGCGTTGGACCGTGCTCGACTCACCGATCGGGGAGTTCTCCGTCGCCACCGACGGCGAGGCCGTCCGCGGGGCGCACTTCGGCCGGGTGGAGTCGGCGACCGACGAGCCCGGCGACGAGCTCGCCGCTCGCGCGCTCGCCGAGCTGCGGGCGTACTTCGCCGGTGAGCTGACCGAGTTCACCGTGCCGGTGGTGGCGCCGCGGGGGTCGGAGTTCGAGCGTGCGGTGTGGCGGGAGATGACCCTCATCCCGTACGGGGAGACGCGCACCTACGGCGAGGTGGCGACCGCGGTGGGCGACCCGGGCGGGGCCCGGGCGGTCGGGGTGGCCTGCAACCGGAACCCGGTGCCGGTGATCGTGCCCTGTCACCGGATCGTCGGCGCCGGCGGCAAGCTGGTCGGGTTCGGTGGCGGGCTGCCGCGCAAGGTGACCCTGCTGGAGCTGGAGGCCCGCGTGGCGTTCCAGCGCGCCTGGTCCTGA
- a CDS encoding flotillin family protein — protein MPLLVAIGGAVLLAVILILFVLSRIKVAGPNQAFIVTGRKGRTTQTADGGRSTDMSGQKVVLGASVFVLPVVQKLQTLDLSSRRIDVGIKGAVSKQGIRTDLHGVAIVKVGGTEDAIRAAAQRFLNQQEEIDNFTREVLAGALRSIVGRLTVEEIIRDRAAFASAVAEEAEHSMTNQGLVLDTFQLQDILAEGSYLQDLGRPEAARVLKDAAIAEARARQAAEQERLLAEEAIAEANRNLSLKQAAIQAEIDAAKAKSAAAGPLAQAERDQAILSEQQKVAERNAELKQRQLDTEVRKPADAARYKVEQEAEAARNAAVLNADAQRQATIAAAQAAAEQARLTGEGERARRAALAEANAIEGAKEGEAEQRRRSAIAEAVEREGQAEAAAILAKGQAEADAMARKAEAFAAYGEAAVLDLLVKVLPQVVEAASAPIGAIDKMTVISTDGASSLTKSVAGNVAQGLQLGSDLTGIDLAGLLAKLGSAHTNGKAAVESADA, from the coding sequence ATGCCCCTGCTCGTCGCCATCGGCGGCGCGGTCCTCCTCGCCGTCATTCTCATCCTCTTCGTGCTCTCCCGGATCAAGGTGGCCGGCCCGAACCAGGCGTTCATCGTCACCGGCCGCAAGGGCCGGACCACCCAGACCGCCGACGGTGGGCGTTCCACCGACATGTCCGGGCAGAAGGTCGTGCTCGGTGCGTCGGTCTTCGTCCTGCCGGTGGTGCAGAAGCTCCAGACTCTCGACCTGTCCAGCCGCCGGATCGATGTCGGCATCAAGGGCGCGGTGAGCAAGCAGGGCATCCGTACCGACCTGCACGGCGTCGCGATCGTCAAGGTCGGTGGCACCGAGGACGCGATCCGAGCCGCCGCCCAGCGCTTCCTCAACCAGCAGGAGGAGATCGACAACTTCACCCGTGAGGTGCTGGCCGGCGCGCTCCGCTCGATCGTCGGGCGACTCACCGTCGAGGAGATCATCCGGGACCGGGCGGCGTTCGCCAGCGCGGTGGCCGAGGAGGCCGAGCACTCGATGACCAACCAGGGCCTGGTGCTGGACACCTTCCAGCTCCAGGACATCCTGGCCGAGGGGTCCTACCTGCAGGACCTGGGTCGGCCGGAGGCGGCCCGGGTACTCAAGGACGCGGCCATCGCCGAGGCCCGGGCCCGGCAGGCGGCCGAACAGGAACGGCTGCTCGCCGAAGAGGCGATCGCCGAGGCGAACCGGAACCTCTCCCTCAAGCAGGCGGCCATCCAGGCGGAGATCGACGCGGCCAAGGCGAAGTCGGCGGCGGCCGGCCCGCTCGCCCAGGCCGAGCGGGACCAGGCGATCCTCTCCGAGCAGCAGAAGGTGGCCGAGCGGAACGCCGAGCTGAAGCAGCGCCAGCTCGACACCGAGGTGCGCAAGCCGGCCGACGCGGCCCGGTACAAGGTCGAGCAGGAGGCCGAGGCGGCCCGCAACGCGGCGGTGCTCAACGCGGACGCGCAGCGCCAGGCGACCATCGCCGCCGCCCAGGCCGCCGCCGAGCAGGCCCGGCTGACCGGTGAGGGCGAGCGGGCCCGGCGGGCCGCGCTGGCCGAGGCGAACGCGATCGAGGGTGCCAAGGAGGGTGAGGCGGAGCAGCGCCGGCGCTCCGCGATCGCCGAGGCGGTCGAGCGCGAGGGCCAGGCCGAGGCCGCGGCCATCCTGGCCAAGGGGCAGGCCGAGGCCGACGCGATGGCCCGCAAGGCCGAGGCGTTCGCCGCGTACGGCGAGGCCGCGGTGCTGGACCTGCTGGTCAAGGTGCTGCCGCAGGTGGTCGAGGCGGCCAGCGCGCCGATCGGCGCGATCGACAAGATGACGGTCATCTCCACCGATGGCGCGTCGTCGCTGACGAAGTCGGTGGCCGGCAACGTGGCCCAGGGTCTTCAGCTCGGCAGCGACCTCACCGGCATCGACCTGGCCGGGCTGCTCGCCAAGCTGGGCAGCGCCCACACCAACGGCAAGGCGGCGGTGGAGTCGGCCGACGCCTAA